A region of Siniperca chuatsi isolate FFG_IHB_CAS linkage group LG23, ASM2008510v1, whole genome shotgun sequence DNA encodes the following proteins:
- the brd1a gene encoding bromodomain-containing protein 1 isoform X1 yields the protein MKKKARQHRVAVPQRPPSPIKPSPNKQILTYAQAQRMVEFDIDGRIHRISIYDTLDVISDDDPMVQEMMECTSNKENAEKPQQQVLLRSVRLKNNQEKRNAALGITGHGEGGGHNAGVNTGPKLPEPKFRTVEYNLPAVPKRQAAFYKYTEKTEEELDEETEYDMDEEDYAWLDLVNEKRRSEGVSQVSHNVFEFLVDRFEKELYLESLDQGSEKQAPIDEDAVCCICMDGECHNSNAILFCDMCNVAVHQECYGVPYIPEGQWLCRHCLQLPTHPSDCILCPNKGGAVKKTDDDRWGHVVCALWIPEVGFSNTTFIEPIDGVSHIPPARWKLTCYLCKEKGVGACIQCHKANCYTAFHVSCAQKAGLFMKMEPIKEVTETGEPTFSVKKTAYCGAHTPNGCVRRPLTIYDDAKPKNGLCKKLDKGRGSGKGQSKGKKKRKSKKPEPEPESEAATHATVPTFPAHRLQTILNQVSVQKKKAFVELVLNYWTLKRQSRNGLPLIRRLQTSLQSQKNAQPVCSSRQNEEESRALKDQLKEWHRLRHDLERARLLLELIRKREKLKREEIKQQETLLEMQLTPFSILLRALLDQLQAKDQARIFTQPVDVNEVPDYLDHIRHPMDFSTMRQRIDAQGYNNLEQFEYDFNLIIDNCMKYNSKDTYFHRAAVRLRDQGGALLRKARRDVEKIGFDTESGMHLAEAPEIKAPPSFSWEDVDRLLVPANREHLSQDKQLQQLLEKFDLTCAMKSSPSRSKRLKLLKKTINDVRNEMSLKRVLPSDPHCSSSTTPSTSASSSSAAFHPELGKPKEERLKPNGLFSDDEGDKSLPPKLELSDSIPPLIHSDTDPEPPTLKPIDDAPDCEDKTHSKHFKYDVEIPHLLSSTPHLNGYSHDSLQNSLLDGDVSVVATSTLAEPTGTVNRRTAVLFRKSKTASPHKPSRGGNQGADGVKEGEGEGDEDGAQLGSKSFLSVVIPRLETLLHSKKRKHSGSRDSEEEGGEGEHEEEGESPVKRLDTGLSRGFLEVEEEKEIEDSSRASRPVEPRRRCASESSISSCSSLPGSTSTILSLPKCGKGKPALVRRNTVDDKSELIACIETGNFAKAARIAAEVGNSNIWMPASAATVALEPLKLVWAKCSGYPSYPALIIDPHMPRVGCQHNGVSIPMPPMDVLRIGEQMQYKAEEKLYLVLFFDNKRSWQWLPRSKMVPLGMDQTIDKIKMMEGRTSSIRKAVQIAFSRAMNHLSIVQDEPVSDLSDVD from the exons ATGAAGAAGAAAGCTCGGCAGCACCGGGTTGCGGTGCCGCAGAGGCCGCCCTCTCCCATCAAGCCTTCCCCCAACAAGCAGATCTTGACTTACGCCCAGGCTCAGCGCATGGTGGAGTTCGATATCGATGGCCGCATCCATCGGATCAGCATATATGACACGCTGGACGTGATCTCGGATGATGACCCCATGGTGCAGGAGATGATGGAGTGCACCAGCAATAAGGAGAATGCTGAGAAACCGCAGCAGCAGGTCCTCCTGAGGTCAGTCAGACTAAAAAACAACCAGGAGAAGAGAAACGCTGCACTGGGCATCACTGGTcatggagagggagggggacaTAATGCCGGTGTTAATACTGGTCCAAAGCTTCCAGAGCCTAAGTTTCGTACAGTGGAATATAATCTTCCAGCAGTTCCTAAGCGCCAAGCTGCCTTTTATAAATACACAGAGAAGACGGAAGAAGAGCTGGATGAGGAAACAGAGTATGACATGGATGAGGAAGATTATGCCTGGCTGGATTTGGTCAATGAAAAACGGAGAAGCGAAGGGGTCAGTCAGGTCTCTCACAACGTCTTTGAGTTCCTTGTTGACCGCTTTGAGAAAGAGTTGTACCTGGAGAGTTTGGATCAAGGCAGTGAAAAGCAAGCCCCCATTGATGAGGACGCTGTCTGCTGCATCTGCATGGATGGAGAGTGCCACAACAGCAACGCTATCCTGTTTTGTGACATGTGCAATGTGGCTGTGCACCAGGAATGTTACGGTGTGCCCTACATTCCTGAGGGCCAATGGCTTTGCAGACACTGCCTCCAATTACCTACCCATCCCTCAGACTGCATACTTTGTCCTAACAAGGGTGGAGCAGTGAAAAAGACAGATGATGACCGCTGGGGCCATGTGGTGTGCGCTCTCTGGATTCCTGAGGTCGGCTTCTCCAACACCACCTTCATCGAACCCATTGATGGTGTCAGCCATATTCCTCCAGCCCGCTGGAAGCTCACCTGCTACCTCTGCAAGGAGAAAGGTGTTGGGGCATGCATCCAGTGCCACAAAGCCAACTGTTACACCGCCTTCCATGTCAGCTGTGCCCAAAAGGCTGGCCTTTTTATGAAGATGGAGCCAATCAAAGAGGTAACAGAAACAGGAGAGCCCACCTTCTCTGTGAAAAAGACAGCTTACTGTGGAGCTCACACACCTAATGGGTGTGTAAGGAGGCCGCTTACAATCTATGATGATGCCAAACCCAAAAACGGACTATGTAAGAAACTGGACAAAGGGAGAGGCTCTGGTAAAGGACAGtcaaaaggaaagaagaagcgTAAGAGTAAGAAGCCTGAGCCTGAACCTGAAAGTGAAGCTGCAACCCATGCTACTGTGCCTACTTTTCCTGCTCACAG GTTACAAACCATTCTGAACCAGGTGTCAGTCCAGAAGAAGAAAGCATTTGTTGAGCTGGTCCTAAATTACTGGACACTAAAGAGGCAATCCAGGAACGGGCTTCCCCTCATCAGACGCCTTCAGACAAGCCTGCAGTCTCAGAAGAATGCACAGCCGGTTTGTTCATCT AGGCAGaatgaggaggagagcagggcaCTGAAGGACCAGTTGAAGGAATGGCATCGTCTCCGACATGACCTGGAGAGAGCCCGACTGCTGCTGGAGCTAATCCGCAAGAGGGAGAAGCTCAAGAGGGAAGAG ATTAAACAGCAGGAAACCCTTCTAGAGATGCAGTTGACTCCCTTCAGTATTTTGCTCAGAGCTCTCTTGGACCAGCTCCAGGCAAAAGACCAGGCTAGGATCTTCACCCAGCCAGTTGATGTCAATGAG GTGCCTGACTACCTCGACCACATCAGACACCCAATGGACTTCTCCACCATGCGGCAGCGCATCGATGCACAGGGCTATAACAACTTGGAGCAGTTTGAGTATGACTTCAACCTCATTATTGATAATTGCATGAAATACAACTCAAAGGACACCTATTTCCACCGGGCTGCCGTTCGCCTCCGAGACCAGGGCGGGGCCCTGCTTCGAAAGGCCCGGCGAGATGTGGAGAAAATCGGCTTTGACACGGAAAGCGGCATGCATCTGGCCGAAGCTCCTGAAATCAAAGCACCGCCATCCTTTTCTTGGGAGGACG TGGACCGCCTACTAGTGCCAGCCAATCGGGAACATCTGTCTCAGGacaagcagctgcagcagctgctggagaaatTTGACCTGACCTGTGCCATGAAGTCCAGCCCCTCCCGCAGCAAGCGCCTAAAGCTGCTCAAAAAGACCATCAACGATGTGCGCAATGAAATGAGCCTAAAGAGAGTCCTACCCTCCGACCCCCACTGTTCTTCCTCCACAACTCCCTCCACATCAGCATCATCTTCATCAGCTGCCTTCCACCCAGAGCTGGGTAAACCTAAAGAAGAGAGATTGAAGCCCAATGGACTTTTTTCAGATGATGAGG GAGACAAGTCTCTTCCTCCCAAACTGGAGCTTTCAGACTCCATCCCTCCCCTCATCCACTCAGACACAGACCCCGAGCCCCCCACCCTCAAACCAATCGACGACGCCCCAGACTGCGAAGACAAGACTCACAGCAAGCATTTTAAGTATGACGTGGAAATACCACACCTGCTCTCCTCTACGCCGCACCTCAACGGCTACTCCCACGACAGCCTCCAGAACTCTTTATTGGACGGAGATGTGAGCGTAGTGGCCACATCGACTCTCGCCGAGCCCACGGGCACAGTTAACCGCCGGACCGCAGTGCTCTTCCGCAAATCGAAGACCGCCAGTCCCCACAAGCCCTCGAGGGGCGGGAACCAGGGGGCTGACGGAGTTAAAGAGGGTGAGGGGGAGGGAGATGAAGACGGCGCACAGCTGGGCTCCAAATCCTTTCTGTCAGTGGTCATACCAAGGCTGGAGACGCTACTTCACAGCAAGAAGAGGAAGCACAGCGGCAGCAGAGACAgcgaggaggagggaggagagggagagcatgaagaggagggagagtcCCCTGTGAAACGACTTGACACTG GCCTGTCACGAGGTTTTCTGGAggtggaagaggagaaggagataGAAGACTCTAGTAGGGCCAGCAGACCTGTGGAGCCACGAAGACGCTGTGCCTCTGAGTCCTCCATCTCCTCATGTAGCAGTCTGCCAGGAAGCACCAG CACTATTCTCAGTCTTCCAAAATGTGGGAAGGGGAAACCCGCCTTGGTCCGGAGAAACACTGTGGACGATAAGAGCGAATTAATCGCCTGCATCGAAACCGGGAATTTTGCAAAAGCTGCACGAATCGCTGCCG AGGTTGGCAACAGCAATATTTGGATGCCCGCTAGTGCTGCAACAGTTGCATTGGAACCCCTAAAGCTAGTTTGGGCCAAATGTAGTGGATACCCTTCCTACCCTGCCTTG ATCATCGACCCCCACATGCCGCGTGTTGGCTGCCAGCACAACGGGGTGTCCATCCCCATGCCCCCCATGGACGTGCTCCGCATCGGGGAACAGATGCAGTACAAAGCCGAAGAGAAACTCTACCTCGTCCTCTTCTTCGACAACAAGCGCAGCTG GCAGTGGCTTCCTAGATCCAAGATGGTTCCTCTGGGAATGGACCAGACCATAGACAAAATCAAGATGATGGAAGGACGCACATCCAGCATTCGCAAGGCTGTCCAGATCGCCTTCAGCCGTGCCATGAACCACCTGAGCATAGTGCAGGACGAGCCAGTCAGCGACCTCAGTGACGTGGACTGA
- the brd1a gene encoding bromodomain-containing protein 1 isoform X2, translating to MKKKARQHRVAVPQRPPSPIKPSPNKQILTYAQAQRMVEFDIDGRIHRISIYDTLDVISDDDPMVQEMMECTSNKENAEKPQQQVLLRSVRLKNNQEKRNAALGITGHGEGGGHNAGVNTGPKLPEPKFRTVEYNLPAVPKRQAAFYKYTEKTEEELDEETEYDMDEEDYAWLDLVNEKRRSEGVSQVSHNVFEFLVDRFEKELYLESLDQGSEKQAPIDEDAVCCICMDGECHNSNAILFCDMCNVAVHQECYGVPYIPEGQWLCRHCLQLPTHPSDCILCPNKGGAVKKTDDDRWGHVVCALWIPEVGFSNTTFIEPIDGVSHIPPARWKLTCYLCKEKGVGACIQCHKANCYTAFHVSCAQKAGLFMKMEPIKEVTETGEPTFSVKKTAYCGAHTPNGCVRRPLTIYDDAKPKNGLCKKLDKGRGSGKGQSKGKKKRKSKKPEPEPESEAATHATVPTFPAHRLQTILNQVSVQKKKAFVELVLNYWTLKRQSRNGLPLIRRLQTSLQSQKNAQPRQNEEESRALKDQLKEWHRLRHDLERARLLLELIRKREKLKREEIKQQETLLEMQLTPFSILLRALLDQLQAKDQARIFTQPVDVNEVPDYLDHIRHPMDFSTMRQRIDAQGYNNLEQFEYDFNLIIDNCMKYNSKDTYFHRAAVRLRDQGGALLRKARRDVEKIGFDTESGMHLAEAPEIKAPPSFSWEDVDRLLVPANREHLSQDKQLQQLLEKFDLTCAMKSSPSRSKRLKLLKKTINDVRNEMSLKRVLPSDPHCSSSTTPSTSASSSSAAFHPELGKPKEERLKPNGLFSDDEGDKSLPPKLELSDSIPPLIHSDTDPEPPTLKPIDDAPDCEDKTHSKHFKYDVEIPHLLSSTPHLNGYSHDSLQNSLLDGDVSVVATSTLAEPTGTVNRRTAVLFRKSKTASPHKPSRGGNQGADGVKEGEGEGDEDGAQLGSKSFLSVVIPRLETLLHSKKRKHSGSRDSEEEGGEGEHEEEGESPVKRLDTGLSRGFLEVEEEKEIEDSSRASRPVEPRRRCASESSISSCSSLPGSTSTILSLPKCGKGKPALVRRNTVDDKSELIACIETGNFAKAARIAAEVGNSNIWMPASAATVALEPLKLVWAKCSGYPSYPALIIDPHMPRVGCQHNGVSIPMPPMDVLRIGEQMQYKAEEKLYLVLFFDNKRSWQWLPRSKMVPLGMDQTIDKIKMMEGRTSSIRKAVQIAFSRAMNHLSIVQDEPVSDLSDVD from the exons ATGAAGAAGAAAGCTCGGCAGCACCGGGTTGCGGTGCCGCAGAGGCCGCCCTCTCCCATCAAGCCTTCCCCCAACAAGCAGATCTTGACTTACGCCCAGGCTCAGCGCATGGTGGAGTTCGATATCGATGGCCGCATCCATCGGATCAGCATATATGACACGCTGGACGTGATCTCGGATGATGACCCCATGGTGCAGGAGATGATGGAGTGCACCAGCAATAAGGAGAATGCTGAGAAACCGCAGCAGCAGGTCCTCCTGAGGTCAGTCAGACTAAAAAACAACCAGGAGAAGAGAAACGCTGCACTGGGCATCACTGGTcatggagagggagggggacaTAATGCCGGTGTTAATACTGGTCCAAAGCTTCCAGAGCCTAAGTTTCGTACAGTGGAATATAATCTTCCAGCAGTTCCTAAGCGCCAAGCTGCCTTTTATAAATACACAGAGAAGACGGAAGAAGAGCTGGATGAGGAAACAGAGTATGACATGGATGAGGAAGATTATGCCTGGCTGGATTTGGTCAATGAAAAACGGAGAAGCGAAGGGGTCAGTCAGGTCTCTCACAACGTCTTTGAGTTCCTTGTTGACCGCTTTGAGAAAGAGTTGTACCTGGAGAGTTTGGATCAAGGCAGTGAAAAGCAAGCCCCCATTGATGAGGACGCTGTCTGCTGCATCTGCATGGATGGAGAGTGCCACAACAGCAACGCTATCCTGTTTTGTGACATGTGCAATGTGGCTGTGCACCAGGAATGTTACGGTGTGCCCTACATTCCTGAGGGCCAATGGCTTTGCAGACACTGCCTCCAATTACCTACCCATCCCTCAGACTGCATACTTTGTCCTAACAAGGGTGGAGCAGTGAAAAAGACAGATGATGACCGCTGGGGCCATGTGGTGTGCGCTCTCTGGATTCCTGAGGTCGGCTTCTCCAACACCACCTTCATCGAACCCATTGATGGTGTCAGCCATATTCCTCCAGCCCGCTGGAAGCTCACCTGCTACCTCTGCAAGGAGAAAGGTGTTGGGGCATGCATCCAGTGCCACAAAGCCAACTGTTACACCGCCTTCCATGTCAGCTGTGCCCAAAAGGCTGGCCTTTTTATGAAGATGGAGCCAATCAAAGAGGTAACAGAAACAGGAGAGCCCACCTTCTCTGTGAAAAAGACAGCTTACTGTGGAGCTCACACACCTAATGGGTGTGTAAGGAGGCCGCTTACAATCTATGATGATGCCAAACCCAAAAACGGACTATGTAAGAAACTGGACAAAGGGAGAGGCTCTGGTAAAGGACAGtcaaaaggaaagaagaagcgTAAGAGTAAGAAGCCTGAGCCTGAACCTGAAAGTGAAGCTGCAACCCATGCTACTGTGCCTACTTTTCCTGCTCACAG GTTACAAACCATTCTGAACCAGGTGTCAGTCCAGAAGAAGAAAGCATTTGTTGAGCTGGTCCTAAATTACTGGACACTAAAGAGGCAATCCAGGAACGGGCTTCCCCTCATCAGACGCCTTCAGACAAGCCTGCAGTCTCAGAAGAATGCACAGCCG AGGCAGaatgaggaggagagcagggcaCTGAAGGACCAGTTGAAGGAATGGCATCGTCTCCGACATGACCTGGAGAGAGCCCGACTGCTGCTGGAGCTAATCCGCAAGAGGGAGAAGCTCAAGAGGGAAGAG ATTAAACAGCAGGAAACCCTTCTAGAGATGCAGTTGACTCCCTTCAGTATTTTGCTCAGAGCTCTCTTGGACCAGCTCCAGGCAAAAGACCAGGCTAGGATCTTCACCCAGCCAGTTGATGTCAATGAG GTGCCTGACTACCTCGACCACATCAGACACCCAATGGACTTCTCCACCATGCGGCAGCGCATCGATGCACAGGGCTATAACAACTTGGAGCAGTTTGAGTATGACTTCAACCTCATTATTGATAATTGCATGAAATACAACTCAAAGGACACCTATTTCCACCGGGCTGCCGTTCGCCTCCGAGACCAGGGCGGGGCCCTGCTTCGAAAGGCCCGGCGAGATGTGGAGAAAATCGGCTTTGACACGGAAAGCGGCATGCATCTGGCCGAAGCTCCTGAAATCAAAGCACCGCCATCCTTTTCTTGGGAGGACG TGGACCGCCTACTAGTGCCAGCCAATCGGGAACATCTGTCTCAGGacaagcagctgcagcagctgctggagaaatTTGACCTGACCTGTGCCATGAAGTCCAGCCCCTCCCGCAGCAAGCGCCTAAAGCTGCTCAAAAAGACCATCAACGATGTGCGCAATGAAATGAGCCTAAAGAGAGTCCTACCCTCCGACCCCCACTGTTCTTCCTCCACAACTCCCTCCACATCAGCATCATCTTCATCAGCTGCCTTCCACCCAGAGCTGGGTAAACCTAAAGAAGAGAGATTGAAGCCCAATGGACTTTTTTCAGATGATGAGG GAGACAAGTCTCTTCCTCCCAAACTGGAGCTTTCAGACTCCATCCCTCCCCTCATCCACTCAGACACAGACCCCGAGCCCCCCACCCTCAAACCAATCGACGACGCCCCAGACTGCGAAGACAAGACTCACAGCAAGCATTTTAAGTATGACGTGGAAATACCACACCTGCTCTCCTCTACGCCGCACCTCAACGGCTACTCCCACGACAGCCTCCAGAACTCTTTATTGGACGGAGATGTGAGCGTAGTGGCCACATCGACTCTCGCCGAGCCCACGGGCACAGTTAACCGCCGGACCGCAGTGCTCTTCCGCAAATCGAAGACCGCCAGTCCCCACAAGCCCTCGAGGGGCGGGAACCAGGGGGCTGACGGAGTTAAAGAGGGTGAGGGGGAGGGAGATGAAGACGGCGCACAGCTGGGCTCCAAATCCTTTCTGTCAGTGGTCATACCAAGGCTGGAGACGCTACTTCACAGCAAGAAGAGGAAGCACAGCGGCAGCAGAGACAgcgaggaggagggaggagagggagagcatgaagaggagggagagtcCCCTGTGAAACGACTTGACACTG GCCTGTCACGAGGTTTTCTGGAggtggaagaggagaaggagataGAAGACTCTAGTAGGGCCAGCAGACCTGTGGAGCCACGAAGACGCTGTGCCTCTGAGTCCTCCATCTCCTCATGTAGCAGTCTGCCAGGAAGCACCAG CACTATTCTCAGTCTTCCAAAATGTGGGAAGGGGAAACCCGCCTTGGTCCGGAGAAACACTGTGGACGATAAGAGCGAATTAATCGCCTGCATCGAAACCGGGAATTTTGCAAAAGCTGCACGAATCGCTGCCG AGGTTGGCAACAGCAATATTTGGATGCCCGCTAGTGCTGCAACAGTTGCATTGGAACCCCTAAAGCTAGTTTGGGCCAAATGTAGTGGATACCCTTCCTACCCTGCCTTG ATCATCGACCCCCACATGCCGCGTGTTGGCTGCCAGCACAACGGGGTGTCCATCCCCATGCCCCCCATGGACGTGCTCCGCATCGGGGAACAGATGCAGTACAAAGCCGAAGAGAAACTCTACCTCGTCCTCTTCTTCGACAACAAGCGCAGCTG GCAGTGGCTTCCTAGATCCAAGATGGTTCCTCTGGGAATGGACCAGACCATAGACAAAATCAAGATGATGGAAGGACGCACATCCAGCATTCGCAAGGCTGTCCAGATCGCCTTCAGCCGTGCCATGAACCACCTGAGCATAGTGCAGGACGAGCCAGTCAGCGACCTCAGTGACGTGGACTGA